GTTGGGAAAGTATGAGCGGACAAAGCAGCACCGAAAGATCTAGCAGGATTAACACCACAACCGGTGTGTGGAACTAAAGCCAAATGGATGACGAATAATGAAACACCAATAGCGACTGGAGCTTGGTTATTCAAAGCACCACGTTCTTCAACGGCTGTCATCAAAATAGTGATTAATAAGAAAGCAGTACCGAACATTTCAATGAATAAACCTCTTGATCTAGAGACGTGCAAACCTAGAGTGTTGGTATATTTAACAGCACCAGGGGTTAAGACGGCAGCACAACCACCGGCAGCCATACCACCACACATTTGGGCTAACCAATGAACAACACCTCTAGTTGGGGTAACCTCACCCAATAACATCATAATAGCTGTGACAGCTGGGTTGTAATGACCACCAGAGATATGACCGAACAAGTAAATGGCAACCATTAAACTAAAACCGAAACCGAAGGCAATCATAACAACAGCAGCTGGGTGAGATAACATAGCATCTGGGTATTCATGAGAATCCCAAGCATGACCTGCAGCATTACAAATCATATAGGCCAAGAACAAAAATACGAAAGTACCACAGAATTCGGCAACAGCGGCAATCCAATGAAGTCTCCAACTAGCAGAACCCATGTCGTATTTTGTCCTAACGTCTGGCAATCCATCTTCGTCATCTTCTTGTGGAACTACTTCGTCTGATTGAGATTCGACATCATCCAAACCAGCACGTTGATGAGTAGAAGAAGCAGTGGATCTTTGTTCGAAAGAGCCTTGGGcttgttcttcttcagtTTGGAAGGATGCTACATCTTCAACTTCTTTATTTGAAGGAATACGACCTTTCTCTAGATCTTGAAGGGAATCAGTGGAAGACATGATTGAATGTGTTGATGagaatttgaagatttatgtttttttatgGTCTAAAATTcgtattaaaaatattgatttgaaaaatgaaacaaataCGAGACTACAATTTAACAAGTTGCATTGCATGCC
This DNA window, taken from Henningerozyma blattae CBS 6284 chromosome 3, complete genome, encodes the following:
- the TBLA0C00250 gene encoding aquaporin family protein; this translates as MSSTDSLQDLEKGRIPSNKEVEDVASFQTEEEQAQGSFEQRSTASSTHQRAGLDDVESQSDEVVPQEDDEDGLPDVRTKYDMGSASWRLHWIAAVAEFCGTFVFLFLAYMICNAAGHAWDSHEYPDAMLSHPAAVVMIAFGFGFSLMVAIYLFGHISGGHYNPAVTAIMMLLGEVTPTRGVVHWLAQMCGGMAAGGCAAVLTPGAVKYTNTLGLHVSRSRGLFIEMFGTAFLLITILMTAVEERGALNNQAPVAIGVSLFVIHLALVPHTGCGVNPARSFGAALSAHTFPTYHWIYWVGPIFGVMLAWGMWKTLQDLDYKYWLRVDAKAKSLRKSDRDARAQRK